In one window of Henckelia pumila isolate YLH828 chromosome 1, ASM3356847v2, whole genome shotgun sequence DNA:
- the LOC140883215 gene encoding hydroxyproline O-galactosyltransferase GALT6-like: protein MKRATSEAFFSLTRGRSILMLVLLGILYILLVSFEAPFLFDSGFSLVSSEGYSSNGNGLLNPKAFVLESEENLEEKVAPIRPLDNVPHLDRPERKIKEFTLPFLSGLNFSSVNISEPASEAFELGKRLWQELELMEKNDSYRGFSSNNTPTNSSGLKGEDCPHSVTISGQEFLKNGRMAVLPCGLTLGSHITVVGKPKVAHEEVNAKISVLRKGQHVMVSQFVMELLGLKTVEGEDPPRILHFNPRLKGDWSGKPVIEENTRYRMQWGTSQRCEGWLSRADEETVDGLVKCDKWIRDNENGAEKSKAAWWLNRLMGRTKKLDIDWPFPFAENKLFVLTLSVGFEGYHVHVDGRHVTSFPYRTGFAIEDATGLTLSGDIDVHSVFAASLPTSHPSFAPQKHLDFSGKWKAPPIPEKPAELFIGILSAGNHFPERMAMRKSWMQHELIKSSKVVTRFFVALHARKDLNAEVKKEAEFFGDIVIVPYMDNYDLVVLKTVAICAYGVRTLSANYIMKGDDDTFVRVDTIFMEAKKVPANTSLYMGNINYYHKPLRSGKWAVTYKEWPEEDYPPYANGPGYVISSDIANFILSEFEKHKLRLFKMEDVSMGMWVEKFNSSRPVEYVHSLKFCQFGCIEEYYTAHYQSPRQMICLWNKLRHLEKPMCCDMR from the exons ATGAAGAGAGCGACTTCAGAAGCGTTCTTTTCGCTGACCAGGGGAAGATCGATTCTGATGTTGGTTTTGTTGGGGATCTTATACATACTTCTGGTGAGTTTCGAAGCGCCTTTTTTGTTCGACAGtgggttttctttggtttcgtCTGAAGGTTACTCTAGTAATGGTAATGGGTTGTTGAATCCCAAAGCTTTTGTGCTCGAAAGCGAGGAGAATTTGGAGGAGAAAGTGGCTCCCATTCGGCCCCTTGATAATGTGCCTCATTTAGATAGACCCGAGAGGAAAATTAAAGAGTTTACTCTACCTTTCCTTTCTGGCTTGAATTTTAGCTCTGTTAATATTTCAGAGCCTGCAAGCGAAGCCTTTGAACTCGGCAAAAGGCTCTGGCAAGAGCTCGAATTGATGGAAAAGAATGATAGTTATCGAGGGTTTAGTTCTAATAACACTCCTACCAATAGTAGTGGCCTTAAGGGTGAGGATTGCCCTCACTCAGTGACAATATCTGGCCAAGAATTTCTGAAAAATGGGAGAATGGCGGTGTTGCCGTGTGGGCTGACATTGGGATCACATATAACCGTGGTTGGGAAACCAAAAGTAGCCCACGAGGAGGTCAATGCAAAGATTTCGGTGTTGAGAAAAGGACAGCATGTGATGGTTTCACAGTTCGTGATGGAGTTGCTAGGCCTTAAGACTGTGGAAGGGGAGGACCCCCCTAGGATCCTGCATTTCAATCCGCGGTTGAAGGGGGATTGGAGTGGGAAGCCTGTCATTGAAGAAAATACTCGTTACAGAATGCAGTGGGGTACGTCACAGAGGTGTGAAGGTTGGCTATCGCGGGCTGACGAGGAGACAG TCGATGGGCTGGTGAAATGTGACAAATGGATTCGAGATAATGAGAATGGGGCAGAGAAATCAAAGGCAGCTTGGTGGTTAAATCGGTTAATGGGACGAACTAAAAAGTTGGATATTGATTGGCCATTTCCTTTTGCCGAAAACAAACTGTTTGTTCTAACTCTGAGTGTTGGCTTTGAAGGTTACCATGTTCATGTTGATGGGAGGCATGTCACTTCTTTCCCGTATCGCACG GGATTTGCCATAGAGGATGCCACCGGATTAACTTTGAGTGGAGATATTGATGTTCATTCAGTTTTTGCTGCGTCCTTGCCCACCTCGCACCCGAGTTTTGCTCCTCAGAAACATCTTGATTTCTCTGGCAAATGGAAGGCTCCTCCTATTCCAGAGAAGCCAGCCGAACTTTTCATTGGTATTCTTTCTGCAGGCAACCACTTTCCTGAACGTATGGCGATGAGAAAGTCTTGGATGCAGCATGAGTTAATCAAATCTTCAAAAGTTGTTACTCGGTTCTTTGTTGCTCTG CATGCAAGAAAGGATCTTAATGCTGAAGTAAAGAAAGAAGCTGAGTTTTTTGGAGACATTGTCATAGTACCATACATGGACAACTATGATCTCGTGGTTCTGAAAACTGTTGCTATTTGTGCATATGGA GTTCGGACTTTATCTGCTAATTACATCATGAAAGGCGATGATGATACATTTGTGAGAGTAGACACAATATTTATGGAAGCAAAAAAAGTACCTGCAAACACTAGCTTGTATATGGGGAACATAAATTACTATCACAAGCCCCTTCGTAGTGGTAAATGGGCAGTTACATACAAG GAATGGCCAGAGGAAGATTATCCTCCTTATGCAAACGGTCCAGGCTATGTAATCTCATCTGATATCGCCAACTTCATTCTTTCAGAATTTGAAAAACATAAATTAAGG TTGTTTAAAATGGAAGATGTTAGCATGGGAATGTGGGTCGAGAAATTCAATAGCTCGAGACCTGTGGAATACGTGCATAGCTTGAAGTTTTGTCAATTCGGATGCATAGAAGAATATTATACAGCTCATTACCAGTCTCCAAGGCAGATGATTTGTCTTTGGAACAAACTGAGACATCTAGAAAAGCCAATGTGTTGCGACATGAGATGA
- the LOC140892098 gene encoding AAA-ATPase At3g28580-like gives MPLFKRAKQSSKSRTMIMNPTKVTPESWGTLGSAILTFIFFWDLIRRYCPPELRRYLEKSGRRISVFFNPTIQISIHEYIGSHMKPHEAYGIVEAYLSISSSKDAKKLKAEMARETETKLVLSMDENEKTTDEFHGVQVEWVSGKIPSPPQTTTMSYYRETEKRYYKLKFHRRHKKLITESYLDHVMKTGQVRIQERNRQRKLYTNGHSKSYWSHIVFDHPATFETLALEREKKEEIMEDLLSFTKSRDFYKRIGKAWKRGYLLYGPPGTGKSTMIAAMANFLDYDVYDFELTSVKNNTELRKLLAETTSKSIIVIEDIDCSLDLTGERNKRMEKSCETDTEIIKKPSSRRDREAESGSQVTLSGLLNFIDGLWSSCAGERLIVFTTNHVEKLDPALTRRGRMDKHIEFSYCKFEGFKVLAKNYLNLEDHPMFGSVQELMEKVNITPADVAENLMPKSAKEGPDECLQSLIQALELVQAKETNKAGASAEELVIDQLS, from the coding sequence ATGCCTCTTTTTAAGCGAGCAAAGCAAAGCTCGAAATCAAGAACGATGATCATGAATCCGACCAAAGTAACGCCGGAGTCGTGGGGAACTCTCGGATCGGCGATCTTAACGTTTATATTTTTCTGGGACCTGATCCGAAGATACTGTCCCCCGGAGCTCCGGCGCTACCTCGAGAAAAGTGGCCGCAGAATCTCTGTATTCTTCAATCCCACCATTCAAATCTCCATCCACGAATACATCGGCAGCCACATGAAACCTCACGAAGCCTATGGCATAGTCGAGGCCTATCTCAGCATCAGTTCATCCAAAGATGCTAAGAAACTCAAAGCAGAGATGGCTCGAGAAACCGAAACCAAGCTAGTTTTGAGCATGGATGAAAACGAGAAGACTACGGACGAGTTTCATGGAGTTCAAGTGGAGTGGGTTTCGGGTAAAATCCCAAGCCCTCCACAGACAACAACCATGTCTTACTACCGGGAGACGGAGAAGAGATATTACAAGCTTAAATTTCACAGACGGCACAAGAAGTTGATAACAGAGTCGTATTTGGATCACGTGATGAAGACGGGACAGGTTCGAATTCAAGAAAGAAACAGGCAGAGGAAGCTGTACACAAATGGCCACAGTAAGTCGTATTGGAGTCATATCGTGTTCGACCATCCCGCTACGTTCGAGACTCTTGCGCTGGAGCGGGAGAAGAAGGAGGAGATCATGGAGGATCTTTTGAGTTTCACCAAGAGCAGAGATTTCTACAAAAGGATCGGAAAGGCCTGGAAAAGGGGTTATTTGCTGTATGGCCCCCCTGGAACTGGGAAATCCACCATGATTGCTGCCATGGCCAATTTTCTGGACTACGATGTTTACGATTTCGAGCTTACATCCGTGAAGAACAACACTGAGCTGAGAAAGCTTCTGGCGGAGACCACGAGTAAGTCCATTATAGTGATCGAAGACATAGACTGCTCGCTGGATTTGACGGGCGAAAGGAATAAGAGAATGGAGAAATCTTGTGAAACAGACACGGAGATAATCAAGAAACCAAGCTCTCGCAGAGACAGAGAAGCCGAAAGTGGCAGCCAAGTGACTCTATCAGGGCTGCTCAACTTCATAGATGGGCTTTGGTCATCCTGTGCAGGGGAGAGACTGATCGTGTTCACAACCAACCATGTAGAGAAACTCGATCCGGCTCTCACGAGGCGGGGTCGAATGGACAAGCACATCGAGTTTTCCTACTGTAAATTCGAGGGATTCAAGGTTCTTGCCAAGAATTACCTCAACCTCGAAGATCATCCGATGTTCGGATCGGTTCAAGAGTTGATGGAGAAGGTGAACATCACCCCCGCGGATGTCGCGGAGAATCTGATGCCCAAGTCTGCCAAGGAAGGTCCGGACGAATGCCTTCAAAGTCTGATACAGGCTCTTGAACTAGTGCAGGCAAAAGAGACCAACAAAGCAGGGGCCTCTGCTGAAGAACTTGTAATAGATCAGTTGAGTTGA
- the LOC140892152 gene encoding HIPL1 protein-like, protein MGSIHFLTSVCFLILLQFLDPCFALPLCTDSRAPFTSNSSLDFCPYNGATCCNSAQDLLLKQQFESMNISDSSCAPLLKSILCARCDPFSAQLFRIDEVPRQVPVLCNSTISPNSPQSKQEITNFCSQVWTTCLNTSMLNSPFATGLQGRVGAPTSSNITSLTEIWQSQTDFCDAFGGSSDDNSVCFDGSPVHLTSVETPTPPNGMCLEKIGNGSYINMVAHPDGSNRAFFSNQQGKIWLATIPQQGSGGTMQIDQESPFLDLTDEVHFDTQFGMLGLAFHPQFSENGRFFASFNCDKSTNPNCGGRCACNSDVNCDPSKLGSDNGAQPCQYQSVIAEYSVNDTASQPSSAKSARPLEIRRILTMGLPFTSHHGGQILFGPKDGYLYFMMGDGGGTGDPLNFAQNKKSLLGKILRLDVDNIPSAADILQLGLWGNYSIPDDNPFVEDKELEKEIWALGFRNPWRCSFDSLRPSYFVCADVGQDLYEEVDLITKDGNYGWRDYEGPYTYATPNSPVGNTSAIAITPIFPVMGYNHSEVNSNQGSASITGGYFYRSMTDPCINGRYLYADLYASSIWTGFEIPINSGNFSSSKVSFTCANDSPISCTFAPNSQLPALSYIFSFGQDNNNDVYLLTNSGVYRIVRPSRCKYTCAKEIVESPGSNSPPPSTGVVLQGRYTVAMAFISVLCLLFVNFG, encoded by the exons ATGGGAAGCATTCATTTCTTGACTTCAGTCTGCTTCTTGATTTTGCTGCAGTTTCTTGATCCTTGTTTTGCTCTCCCTTTGTGTACTGATTCAA GAGCACCCTTTACCTCAAACTCTAGTCTGGATTTTTGTCCTTACAATGGAGCCACATGCTGCAACTCTGCTCAAGATTTGCTGTTGAAGCAGCAATTTGAATCTATGAACATTTCAGACTCTTCCTGTGCTCCCCTTCTCAAATCCATCCTTTGTGCG AGGTGTGATCCATTTTCAGCCCAACTCTTTAGGATCGATGAAGTCCCTCGACAAGTTCCGGTTCTGTGTAACTCCACAATCTCACCCAATTCACCACAATCCAAGCAAGAAATAACCAACTTTTGCTCACAAGTATGGACTACTTGTCTAAACACATCCATGCTTAATTCGCCCTTCGCCACCGGACTACAAGGTCGAGTTGGAGCACCAACCAGCTCGAACATTACATCGTTAACTGAAATCTGGCAATCACAAACTGATTTTTGTGATGCATTCGGTGGATCTTCCGACGATAATTCGGTATGTTTTGATGGCAGTCCAGTCCATTTGACCAGTGTGGAAACTCCCACCCCTCCCAATGGTATGTGCCTAGAAAAAATCGGAAATGGATCTTACATAAACATGGTTGCTCACCCTGATGGCTCGAACCGTGCCTTTTTCTCGAACCAGCAAGGTAAGATCTGGTTGGCGACGATACCTCAACAAGGCTCGGGTGGAACGATGCAGATCGACCAAGAATCTCCGTTTCTTGACTTGACTGATGAAGTTCATTTTGATACACAGTTTGGAATGCTTGGTCTAGCGTTTCATCCACAGTTTTCAGAAAACGGGCGTTTCTTTGCCTCGTTTAACTGCGATAAGTCAACGAATCCGAATTGTGGGGGAAGATGTGCATGTAACTCTGATGTGAATTGTGATCCTTCAAAACTAGGGAGCGACAATGGAGCGCAACCTTGCCAGTATCAGAGTGTCATTGCTGAGTATTCCGTTAACGATACCGCATCTCAGCCATCCTCG GCAAAAAGTGCCAGGCCTTTAGAAATCAGAAGGATTCTCACTATGGGACTTCCTTTTACTTCACACCATGGGGGACAAATTCTTTTTGGGCCTAAAGATGGATATTTGTACTTCATGATGGGAGATGGAGGGGGTACAGGAGATCCACTTAATTTTGCACAGAACAAGAAATCTTTGCTTGGAAAGATCTTGAGGCTCGATGTTGATAACATACCAA GTGCAGCTGATATTCTCCAGCTTGGTTTGTGGGGAAACTATTCAATCCCAGATGACAACCCGTTCGTTGAAGATAAAGAACTCGAAAAAGAAATATGGGCTTTAGGATTTCGAAATCCCTGGCGCTGCAGTTTCGATTCCTTAAGGCCTTCTTATTTTGTATGTGCAGATGTAGGACAG GATCTTTATGAGGAGGTAGATTTGATCACCAAGGATGGAAACTACGGGTGGCGTGACTATGAAGGCCCTTACACTTATGCAACCCCCAATTCGCCAGTGGGGAATACTTCAGCCATTGCAATAACACCAATCTTCCCTGTTATGGGATATAATCACTCTGAAGTCAACTCAAACCAAGGCTCAGCATCGATAACAGGCGGCTATTTTTATCGGTCCATGACCGATCCATGTATCAACGGAAG GTATTTATACGCAGATCTGTATGCAAGTTCTATATGGACAGGATTTGAAATTCCGATAAACAGTGGAAACTTCAGCAGCAGCAAAGTCTCTTTCACTTGTGCCAATGACTCTCCTATAAGCTGCACTTTTGCTCCAAACAGTCAACTTCCTGCTCTGAGTTACATTTTTTCATTCGGCCAAGATAATAATAATGACGTTTATCTCCTTACCAATAGCGGGGTTTACAGAATTGTTCGCCCAAGTCGTTGCAAATACACTTGTGCTAAGGAAATTGTAGAGTCTCCGGGTTCCAATTCTCCCCCTCCTTCGACAGGAGTTGTGCTTCAAGGTCGATATACGGTAGCCATGGCTTTTATCTCAGTTTTATGCTTgctttttgtaaattttggtTAG
- the LOC140874178 gene encoding protein NUCLEAR FUSION DEFECTIVE 4-like — MVMEAASGKWVAVVASIWIQSSCGASYAFGIYSPLLKSTQAYDQSTLDTISVFKDIGANVGVLSGILYSSVNRPGPSSLFLGPWVVHAAGAIQCFAGYFFLWLAVTGAIHRPQVPVMCLFMFLAAHAQTFFNTANVVTAVQNFPNYSGTIVGIMKGFLGISGAVLIQFYQTLFEGEPSNFLLMLALLPTILSLALMLLVRVHHAQAKDEKGYLDGFSLISLIVAAYIMFLIIVDNILSLSQWMRSLTLAVLFIILSSPLYIVFKAHEDALVPASSTSTTPLLNNPESIEPADNPTEIQDTKVQLMVTTSKDSSTFGEELNPIQAMQTLNFWLLFIAMICGMGSGLATINNMSQIGESLGYTEGERSTLVSLWSVWNFLGRFGAGYLSDIFMRRKGWARPLFMTLTLATMTAGHVIIGSGFPGNLYIGSVLVGICYGSQWSLMPTISCEIFGIQHMGTIFNTIAIASPLGSYVFSVRIIGYIYDREGSRTERMCSGTHCFMLSFFILACVSFFGFLVALCLLVNTRGIYAKIARGRRA, encoded by the exons ATGGTGATGGAGGCCGCCAGCGGCAAATGGGTGGCGGTGGTGGCCAGCATTTGGATTCAGAGCAGCTGCGGTGCATCCTATGCTTTCGGAATCTACTCCCCTCTCCTCAAATCTACTCAAGCCTACGACCAATCCACGCTCGACACCATCTCCGTATTTAAGGACATCGGCGCCAACGTCGGAGTCCTCTCCGGAATTCTATATTCCTCCGTTAACCGCCCCGGCCCAAGCTCTCTCTTCCTCGGCCCCTGGGTGGTTCACGCTGCCGGCGCGATCCAGTGCTTCGCGGGGTACTTCTTCCTATGGCTCGCCGTCACCGGAGCGATTCACCGGCCGCAGGTTCCCGTCATGTGCCTGTTCATGTTCCTCGCCGCTCATGCTCAGACGTTCTTCAACACTGCCAACGTTGTGACTGCTGTACAGAATTTTCCCAATTACAGTGGGACGATTGTGGGTATTATGAAG GGTTTTCTTGGTATAAGTGGAGCTGTGCTTATACAATTCTATCAGACTTTATTTGAAGGGGAACCAAGCAATTTCTTGTTGATGCTTGCGCTGCTACCAACTATTCTTTCCCTTGCGCTTATGCTCCTCGTCAGAGTCCATCATGCACAAGCTAAGGATGAGAAGGGGTACTTGGATGGTTTCTCGTTGATTTCTCTGATTGTTGCAGCATATATTATGTTCTTGATTATTGTGGACAACATCTTATCGCTGTCTCAATGGATGCGCTCTTTGACCTTAGCTGTTCTCTTCATCATACTCTCTTCACCTCTTTATATCGTGTTTAAAGCACATGAAGATGCTTTAGTACCAGCTTCTTCTACATCAACAACCCCGTTACTGAATAACCCTGAGTCTATAGAACCAGCAGATAATCCCACAGAAATTCAAGACACCAAAGTCCAGCTTATGGTTACAACCTCCAAGGATAGTTCGACTTTTGGCGAAGAACTAAATCCAATACAAGCGATGCAAACTCTTAACTTCTGGTTATTGTTCATTGCCATGATATGTGGAATGGGTTCAGGATTAGCAACAATAAACAATATGAGCCAAATAGGAGAGTCCCTTGGCTACACAGAAGGAGAGAGGAGTACATTAGTTTCTTTGTGGAGCGTATGGAATTTTCTAGGCCGTTTTGGTGCTGGATACTTGTCCGATATTTTCATGCGTAGAAAAGGTTGGGCAAGACCGTTGTTCATGACTCTTACTCTAGCCACCATGACTGCAGGCCACGTAATTATCGGGTCCGGTTTTCCAGGAAACTTATACATCGGTTCTGTATTAGTAGGCATTTGTTACGGTTCACAATGGTCGTTGATGCCCACCATTTCTTGTGAGATATTTGGCATTCAGCACATGGGGACTATATTCAACACCATTGCTATCGCTAGTCCTCTCGGATCATATGTATTTTCCGTGAGAATTATTGGATACATCTACGATAGAGAAGGGTCAAGAACAGAGCGTATGTGCAGCGGTACTCACTGTTTTATGCTTTCATTTTTCATATTGGCTTGTGTtagtttttttgggtttttagtTGCATTGTGTCTGCTTGTAAATACAAGAGGAATCTATGCTAAAATTGCTCGTGGGAGACGAGCGTAG
- the LOC140875263 gene encoding DNA-directed RNA polymerases II, IV and V subunit 11, giving the protein MNAPDRYERFVVPEGISKVSYERDTKIINAASFTIEREDHTIGNILRMQLHRDENVLFAGYKLPHPLQYKIIVRIHTTSQSSPMQAYNQAINDLDKELDHLKNEFEMELARHTGKQPREY; this is encoded by the exons ATGAATGCTCCTGATCGTTACGAGCGCTTTGTTGTTCCTGAAGGCATCTCAAA gGTTTCATACGAAAGGGACACGAAAATCATCAACGCAGCATCGTTTACCATCGAGCGAGAGGACCACACTATTGGAAACATCCTCCGCAT GCAGCTGCACAGGGATGAAAATGTACTTTTTGCCGGCTACAAGTTGCCTCATCCCCTCCAGTACAAAATCATTGTCAGG ATCCACACTACCAGCCAATCTTCCCCCATGCAAGCATATAATCAGGCTATCAATGATCTGGATAAGGAGCTTGATCATCTGAAGAATGAATTTGAG ATGGAGTTGGCAAGGCACACCGGAAAGCAGCCAAGGGAGTATTAA